Part of the Wolbachia endosymbiont of Diaphorina citri genome is shown below.
ATAAAGATACCAACACTCCAAGTATCGAGACAAGCCCATCCTTACTCATAATACCAAGTGAAATAAGGGTTGTACCGATTGCTGGAATAAAGTGAGTTAACGGAAACGGATTTGCTATCATCAACGCACAAATTAACATTATAAATGCCAAAATCTTTTCACCTGGCCCTCGGAAGATAAAGGACATTCTTGGTTTCATGAACTTTTCTATTTTTTTTAATGCAGGTAAAGTTTTTTTGACCACAAGGGTTAGTGTTGAACGTTTAAAGGATTTTCTTTCTAACCAAATTGGCATCCAGGGAGAATGAAACCCAAGCAGAAGCTGCAGTGAAAATAAGATTAACGGTATGGAAAGTATAGTTGTATAGCCAGGTGGAACTGGTATAGGTACAGATAGTGGCAAGGAGAAAATAATTATTAAAATACCAAAACCACGTTCTTGTAGAGATGTTTTAATTTCAAACAACGTCACTTTGTCACTATTAGTATTACCAGCATCTGCAACCTTTTGTAGAATATCAGATGCTAATTTTTTATCTTCAGTCAAATTCTCACTTTTTTGCACAATTACTTTTTAACAAAATCATTCCTAATAAATAGCATAATTACTCGTATATTCCAATCTTGATTTAACACTATTATCAGGATAATCCTCTGATATTCTATATACAGCCTTATCAGTTTGAATCTAATTATTTTGGCTGAACAAAGTCTCTTGAGTCATTTATAATTACTATACTCTAGGCTCTAATCGTAAATTTGAGTCTCTATAAAATCATGTCCAGCTAAATTATTCTAAGCTATACCAATATTAGTAATCAAGTTAACACTAATTTAATGATGACATATATAAAATATAATATATTGAATTAATAGTGAGGTTAAAAATGTTACCTAATGAAACAAATTCATATTCTCTTGTAACTCAACAAGAAAATGATCTTGATTTTAAGAAATTTACTGAAGATCTATCGAATATGAAGAGTGTTAATAATCACAAAAAGCTAAAGGAAAGAATCACTGACCTGTTAAAAGGAGATACAGAATTCTCTCGCATGAAACAAGGAGAGCAGGCTCTTGTAGTAGGTACAGCAAGTGGGTTATTTACAGCATTATTACCACTTTTAGCAGTTGGTGTAACACTTGCTATACCAGGTGCTATAGTTGGTCTTACTTTATATTTCGCTGTAAAAGTAGCTGTAAAATCAGTTCAATCTGGATATAAAGGACTCAAATGGTCAGCTGAAAAAACTGTTGA
Proteins encoded:
- a CDS encoding exopolysaccharide biosynthesis protein, producing MQKSENLTEDKKLASDILQKVADAGNTNSDKVTLFEIKTSLQERGFGILIIIFSLPLSVPIPVPPGYTTILSIPLILFSLQLLLGFHSPWMPIWLERKSFKRSTLTLVVKKTLPALKKIEKFMKPRMSFIFRGPGEKILAFIMLICALMIANPFPLTHFIPAIGTTLISLGIMSKDGLVSILGVLVSLCGILFALIVMVKGPQLIISAFSFLKSCVYG